Proteins encoded within one genomic window of Trichoderma asperellum chromosome 2, complete sequence:
- a CDS encoding uncharacterized protein (EggNog:ENOG41), with amino-acid sequence MKNIHLFAASLDVFRFSLTLLCSLAVGLLGGSASYYMPSFNLHYTMSPDKGQGTIPLDDMRARQPNGHAVLRKERKSTKSADKAETEAKAHGQKKETDVNADQAMQDGEQHEEAPVEVDIADFAKDEVTDASISPELVPTRRYTLHVPGPYPDGAHSDDDDDFELAEMTSSVYAAAAEGFPGMESMESMENEDFMPPRRLADGDGARDEIREQAQLRQLQDAITRLTLEKESAEREATKARQQIADLKHLLNSDMEEIAKDTESLGKEMKMLKEENNLLREELNDAQSHIFSLQPYRKDLTPEEVGRQYDDLVESVQDWVQKFMGFWLDDYEAGVEALAAHARKNSGEVARFKKVVHKYPDLIHGCMFPETDEDIIVAIIMRFLNDHIFQKVLYGSAATYTEMVSFIETQMQTAVEPKRDLFAVRTWTAESYNALMSAPQFRSVRARRSRDLTITLADVLRIFCKKDKYQWFCQNTEERCIRPAMALYEKLQISTHHFYLDIQPYIAWSGSQIAPSQEFYECVENLDCKNILHNRKAFNMNKLDPRPTKTDLYDNLLNVCTVVPALYIRQIGQRDAIKAPSVVRKQQVLVAWGPGEKREKFTEGADESLVHILCLSKARKKGESWLS; translated from the exons AGGCGGCAGTGCTTCGTACTATATGCCCTCTTTTAATCTACATTACACCATGTCTCCCGACAAAGGGCAAGGAACAATCCCCCTCGATGACATGCGAGCCCGGCAACCCAACGGCCACGCAGTACTGCGCAAGGAGAGGAAATCGACTAAATCTGCTGATAAAGCTGAGACCGAGGCAAAGGCCCACGgtcaaaagaaagagacggATGTGAATGCCGACCAGGCTATGCAGGACGGAGAGCAGCACGAAGAGGCACCTGTCGAAGTGGATATCGCCGATTTTGCAAAAGATGAAGTCACCGATGCGTCCATTTCTCCAGAGCTTGTTCCTACGAGGAGATATACTTTGCACGTGCCAGGTCCATATCCCGACGGAGCTCAttctgacgacgacgacgactttgAATTGGCTGAAATGACTAGTTCAGTgtatgctgcagcagctgaggGATTCCCTGGCATGGAGAGCATGGAGAGCATGGAGAACGAGGATTTTATGCCTCCGCGACGCCTtgctgatggcgatggagcgcGAGACGAGATCAGAGAACAGGCGCAGCTCAGGCAACTCCAAGATGCCATCACTAGGCTCACTCTCGAAAAGGAGAGCGCTGAGAGAGAGGCCACCAAGGCCAGACAGCAGATTGCAGACTTGAAACATCTGCTCAACTCTGACATGGAGGAAATTGCCAAGGACACGGAGTCCCTTggcaaagaaatgaaaatgctCAAAGAAGAGAACAATCTTTTGAGAGAAGAGCTCAACGATGCGCAGTCGCACATCTTCAGTCTGCAGCCGTATCGTAAGGACCTCACCCCAGAGGAAGTCGGACGG CAATATGATGACCTGGTTGAGTCGGTTCAAGACTGGGTTCAGAAATTCATGGGCTTTTGGTTGGACGACTATGAGGCTGGCGTTGAGGCTCTCGCCGCCCACGCACGGAAGAATTCTGGAGAAGTTGCTAGATTTAAGAAGGTTGTGCACAAGTACCCAGATTTAATCCACGGCTGCATGTTCCCGGAGACCGATGAAGACATAATCGTCGCTATCATTATGCGATTTCTCAACGACCACATCTTCCAAAAGGTTCTCTACGGCTCTGCGGCGACTTATACCGAGATGGTGAGCTTTATCGAGACACAGATGCAGACCGCTGTTGAGCCTAAGAGAG ACTTGTTTGCCGTTCGTACATGGACTGCCGAGAGTTATAATGCTCTGATGAGCGCTCCACAGTTCCGGAGTGTTCGCGCTCGACGCAGCAGAGACCTGACTATAACCCTGGCAGATGTGCTTCGCATCTTTTGCAAAAAGGACAAGTACCAATGGTTTTGCCAAAACACGGAGGAGCGTTGCATCAGGCCGGCCATGGCGCTCTACGAAAAGCTTCAGATATCCACACACCACTTCTATCTCGATATCCAGCCCTACATTGCGTGGAGCGGCAGCCAAATTGCGCCATCGCAAGAATTTTACGAGTGCGTCGAGAATCTTGATTGCAAAAACATCTTACATAACAGAAAGGCCTTCAACATGAACAAGCTGGACCCTCGACCTACTAAGACCGATCTTTACGACAATTTACTCAACGTGTGTACCGTGGTTCCTGCCCTGTATATCCGTCAAATCGGCCAGCGCGATGCTATCAAGGCACCGTCGGTTGTTCGCAAGCAGCAGGTGTTAGTAGCCTGGGGCCCTGGTgaaaagagggagaaatTCACCGAGGGGGCCGACGAGTCGCTGGTCCATATACTCTGCCTCTCAAAGGCACGGAAGAAAGGCGAGAGCTGGCTAAGCTGA